Proteins from one Erythrolamprus reginae isolate rEryReg1 chromosome 6, rEryReg1.hap1, whole genome shotgun sequence genomic window:
- the GLT8D2 gene encoding glycosyltransferase 8 domain-containing protein 2, with product MALLRKINQLLLFLLVLTLCVILYNKVQKMPSAMLNNESIDLESVEEMEEEIPVVLCAPAGRMGATIAAINSIYTNTDSNVLFYIVGLKSSIQHIRQWIENSILKEIKFKIVEFNPMVLKGKIRPDATRPELLQPLNFVRFYLPLLVQEHEKVIYLDDDVIVQGDIQDLYDTKLSRGHAAAFSDDCDLPSTHEMVRSVGMQNTYMGFLDYRKQTVRDLGINPSTCTFNPGVIVANMTEWKQQRITKQLEKWMQKNVAENIYSSTLAGGVATSPMLIVFHGRYSTINPLWHIRHLGWSPDSRYSEHFLQDAKLLHWNGRYKPWGYPSGHIDFWEKWFVPDPSGTFKLIRPNS from the exons TTAATCAGCTCCTACTATTCCTTCTTGTTTTGACTCTCTGTGTTATTCTGTACAATAAAGTTCAAAAGATGCCATCTGCTATGCTGAATAATGAATCAA TTGACTTGGAGAGCGTAGAGGAGATGGAAGAGGAAATTCCAGTTGTACTGTGTGCTCCTGCAGGTAGAATGGGTGCGACAATAGCTGCAATCAACAGCATTTATACCAACACGGATTCAAATGTCTTGTTCTACATAGTCGGACTAAAGAGCAGCATTCAACATATCAG GCAGTGGATTGAAAACTCTATACTGAAAGAGATCAAGTTTAAAATTGTGGAGTTCAATCCTATGGTGCTTAAAGGGAAAATCAGACCTGATGCAACACGCCCTGAATTACTTCAGCCT CTAAACTTTGTTCGATTTTATCTACCTCTACTTGTCCAAGAACATGAAAAAGTGATTTATCTTGATGATGATGTGATTGTACAAG GAGACATCCAAGATCTGTATGATACGAAGTTATCCCGAGGACATGCTGCAGCTTTTTCAGATGACTGTGATCTACCTTCAACTCATGAAATGGTCAGAAGCGTAGGAATGCAG AACACTTATATGGGCTTCCTGGACTATCGAAAGCAAACAGTCAGAGATCTTGGTATAAATCCCAGCACCTGCACATTTAATCCTGGTGTTATTGTGGCCAACATGACAGAATGGAAGCAGCAACGCATCACAAAGCAGTTAGAAAAATGGATGCAGAAAAATGTAGC agaaaatatatatagcaGCACCCTTGCAGGAGGTGTGGCCACTTCTCCAATGCTCATTGTTTTCCATGGAAGATATTCAACAATTAATCCTTTGTGGCATATTCGACATTTAG GATGGAGTCCGGATTCTAGATACTCAGAGCATTTTCTTCAGGATGCCAAGTTACTTCATTGGAATGGGAGATATAAGCCTTGGGGCTACCCTAGTGGACACATTGACTTTTGGGAAAAGTGGTTTGTTCCTGATCCTTCAGGAACTTTTAAACTGATTCGTCCTAACAGCTAA
- the TDG gene encoding G/T mismatch-specific thymine DNA glycosylase isoform X1, which yields METEEPGTRYYTPLQPAFYPFSYNPTMTDPEMMNEHEGLQEDLEPNVTQEPIQATVKGRKRRNKSTEPKKSAPKPKPKAKPAKSKGKQEKITDTFKVKRKVDRFNGVSEAELLTKTLPDILTFNLDIVIIGINPGLMAAYKGHHYPGPGNHFWKCLFMSGLSDEQLNHMDDHTLPHKYGIGFTNMVERTTPGSKDLSSKEFREGGRILVQKLQKYQPKIAVFNGKCIYDIFSKEVFGVKVKKLEFGLQPHKVPDTETLCYVMPSSSARCAQFPRAQDKVHYYIKLKDLRDQLKGVSSSAEIQEVQYTFDLQLAQEEAKKMAVKEEKYDPGYEAAYGGTCDDRTTSENEQCIFPANGTATNMEYSSGSPAGGVPNGQWMMQTFTDQIPEFSLSRAQEEGRVST from the exons ataCTACACTCCTCTTCAACCCGCCTTTTATCCCTTTTCCTACAACCCAACAATGACTGATCCAGAGATGATGAATGAGCATGAAGGTCTTCAGGAAGACTTGGAACCAAATGTTACTCAAGAACCTATTCAag CAActgttaaaggaaggaaaagaagaaataaatctaCTGAACCCAAAAAATCTGctcctaaacctaaacctaaagctAAACCTGCAAAATCCAAAGGGAAACAGGAAAAAATCACAGATACTTTCAAAGTCAAAAGAAAAGTTGATCGCTTTAATGGTGTTTCAGAAGCTGAATTGTTGACCAAAACTCTTCCTGATATATTGACCTTCAATTTGGACATTGTAATT ATTGGTATAAACCCAGGTTTAATGGCAGCCTACAAAGGTCATCATTATCCAGGACCTGGAAACCATTTCT GGAAATGTCTTTTTATGTCTGGGCTAAGCGACGAACAATTGAATCATATGGATGATCATACTTTGCCACATAAATATGGTATTGGATTTACAAATATGGTGGAAAGGACAACACCAGGTAGCAAAGACCTTTCcag CAAAGAATTTCGGGAAGGTGGGCGTATTCTAGTGCAGAAATTGCAGAAGTATCAACCTAAAATAGCTGTTTTTAATGGAAAat GTATTTATGACATTTTTAGTAAAGAAGTTTTTGGAGTGAAggttaaaaaattagaatttggACTACAGCCACATAAGGTTCCAGATACAGAAACA CTTTGCTATGTGATGCCATCATCCAGTGCAAGATGTGCTCAGTTTCCTCGTGCACAGGATAAAGTTCATTATTACATAAAGCTAAAAGACTTAAGGGATCAATTGAAGGGGGTTTCATCATCTGCTGAAATCCAGGAAGTGCAGTATACATTTGATCTTCAACTTGCACAAG AGGAAGCTAAGAAGATGGCtgttaaagaagaaaaatatgatCCAGGATATGAAGCAGCCTATGGAGGAACCTGTGATGACAGAACAACCTCTGAGAATGAACAGTGTATCTTCCCTGCAAATGGAACAG CAACCAACATGGAGTACAGCAGTGGGTCTCCCGCTGGTGGTGTGCCTAACGGACAGTGGATGATGCAAACTTTCACAGATCAGATTCCTGAATTTAGCCTCTCAAGAGCACAAGAAGAAGGAAGAGTCAGTACCTAG
- the TDG gene encoding G/T mismatch-specific thymine DNA glycosylase isoform X2, with protein sequence MTDPEMMNEHEGLQEDLEPNVTQEPIQATVKGRKRRNKSTEPKKSAPKPKPKAKPAKSKGKQEKITDTFKVKRKVDRFNGVSEAELLTKTLPDILTFNLDIVIIGINPGLMAAYKGHHYPGPGNHFWKCLFMSGLSDEQLNHMDDHTLPHKYGIGFTNMVERTTPGSKDLSSKEFREGGRILVQKLQKYQPKIAVFNGKCIYDIFSKEVFGVKVKKLEFGLQPHKVPDTETLCYVMPSSSARCAQFPRAQDKVHYYIKLKDLRDQLKGVSSSAEIQEVQYTFDLQLAQEEAKKMAVKEEKYDPGYEAAYGGTCDDRTTSENEQCIFPANGTATNMEYSSGSPAGGVPNGQWMMQTFTDQIPEFSLSRAQEEGRVST encoded by the exons ATGACTGATCCAGAGATGATGAATGAGCATGAAGGTCTTCAGGAAGACTTGGAACCAAATGTTACTCAAGAACCTATTCAag CAActgttaaaggaaggaaaagaagaaataaatctaCTGAACCCAAAAAATCTGctcctaaacctaaacctaaagctAAACCTGCAAAATCCAAAGGGAAACAGGAAAAAATCACAGATACTTTCAAAGTCAAAAGAAAAGTTGATCGCTTTAATGGTGTTTCAGAAGCTGAATTGTTGACCAAAACTCTTCCTGATATATTGACCTTCAATTTGGACATTGTAATT ATTGGTATAAACCCAGGTTTAATGGCAGCCTACAAAGGTCATCATTATCCAGGACCTGGAAACCATTTCT GGAAATGTCTTTTTATGTCTGGGCTAAGCGACGAACAATTGAATCATATGGATGATCATACTTTGCCACATAAATATGGTATTGGATTTACAAATATGGTGGAAAGGACAACACCAGGTAGCAAAGACCTTTCcag CAAAGAATTTCGGGAAGGTGGGCGTATTCTAGTGCAGAAATTGCAGAAGTATCAACCTAAAATAGCTGTTTTTAATGGAAAat GTATTTATGACATTTTTAGTAAAGAAGTTTTTGGAGTGAAggttaaaaaattagaatttggACTACAGCCACATAAGGTTCCAGATACAGAAACA CTTTGCTATGTGATGCCATCATCCAGTGCAAGATGTGCTCAGTTTCCTCGTGCACAGGATAAAGTTCATTATTACATAAAGCTAAAAGACTTAAGGGATCAATTGAAGGGGGTTTCATCATCTGCTGAAATCCAGGAAGTGCAGTATACATTTGATCTTCAACTTGCACAAG AGGAAGCTAAGAAGATGGCtgttaaagaagaaaaatatgatCCAGGATATGAAGCAGCCTATGGAGGAACCTGTGATGACAGAACAACCTCTGAGAATGAACAGTGTATCTTCCCTGCAAATGGAACAG CAACCAACATGGAGTACAGCAGTGGGTCTCCCGCTGGTGGTGTGCCTAACGGACAGTGGATGATGCAAACTTTCACAGATCAGATTCCTGAATTTAGCCTCTCAAGAGCACAAGAAGAAGGAAGAGTCAGTACCTAG